One window of the Devosia sp. 2618 genome contains the following:
- a CDS encoding Gfo/Idh/MocA family oxidoreductase, giving the protein MIAMSKPLRVLVVGLGNMGRSHARAYANSAQFEIVGVVTRNPNSVPAEFQSFPHWSEYAAALAATQPDVVAISTYSETHADYAIKAMEAGAHVFVEKPLATNVVDAQRVADVAARLNRKVLVGYILRHHPLWQSFIAEARKLGGPYVFRVALNQPSSGAAWETHKALMETLSPIVDAGVHYVDVMYQIVDASPTEVRGMGLRLSNDIAPTMYNYGQFQVLFEDTSIGWFEAGWGPMISHNAETIFDILSPGGSVSIIEENGTRHVTVSPVGSDSPQRLVCRTQPNRDDLCALQQSYLHHAITTDLDLTPNLKSAISSLDVCLAADDSVREGRSITVL; this is encoded by the coding sequence TTGATTGCCATGAGCAAGCCGTTGCGCGTTCTCGTCGTCGGCCTCGGCAATATGGGCCGCTCGCATGCGCGAGCCTATGCCAATAGCGCCCAGTTTGAGATCGTCGGTGTCGTCACGCGCAACCCCAATTCGGTTCCTGCCGAGTTCCAGTCGTTCCCGCATTGGTCTGAATACGCGGCAGCGCTGGCGGCCACCCAGCCCGATGTCGTCGCCATCAGCACCTATTCGGAAACCCATGCCGACTACGCCATCAAGGCCATGGAAGCTGGCGCCCATGTCTTCGTTGAAAAGCCATTGGCCACCAACGTCGTCGACGCCCAGCGCGTTGCCGACGTCGCGGCTCGTCTCAACCGCAAGGTGCTGGTCGGCTATATCCTGCGTCATCACCCACTGTGGCAAAGCTTCATCGCCGAGGCGCGCAAGCTCGGCGGCCCCTACGTGTTCCGCGTGGCGCTCAACCAGCCGTCATCCGGCGCCGCCTGGGAAACGCACAAAGCCTTGATGGAAACGCTGTCGCCCATCGTCGATGCAGGCGTTCACTATGTCGACGTGATGTACCAGATCGTCGATGCCTCACCCACCGAAGTACGCGGCATGGGACTTCGACTATCCAACGACATCGCCCCCACCATGTACAATTACGGCCAGTTCCAGGTCCTTTTTGAAGACACATCCATCGGCTGGTTCGAAGCCGGCTGGGGCCCCATGATCTCCCATAACGCCGAAACGATCTTCGACATTCTCAGCCCCGGTGGCTCCGTTTCGATCATCGAGGAAAACGGCACCCGCCACGTCACCGTGTCACCAGTGGGCAGCGACTCACCCCAGCGCCTAGTTTGTCGAACCCAGCCAAACCGCGACGACCTCTGCGCCCTGCAACAATCCTACCTGCACCACGCCATCACTACCGACCTCGACCTAACGCCCAACCTCAAGAGCGCCATTTCGTCCCTTGACGTATGCCTGGCAGCAGATGACAGCGTTCGTGAGGGACGGTCGATCACTGTGCTGTAA
- a CDS encoding M81 family metallopeptidase: MRIAVGGIHIECSTYNPVFTKADEFRVVRGQELSDAPYFAFLKDYPAEFVPLIHCRCVPGAPVERVTYEGFKAEFLDRLRAALPIDGLYLAMHGAMNVEGMEDAEGDWIASAREVVGPDIPISTSYDLHGNLSQKIVDQLDMYSTYRTAPHIDVEETMQRSVAMLVKCLETGERPHVVWAPIPVVLPGERTSTVDEPAKGIYALLPGINERPGIWDASLNVGYVWADEPRSTAAAIMTGTDRAALEAAAQEIAQAYWDARADFVFGAETGSIEDCVAKAVASPTAPVVLAESGDNPTGGGVGDRAELFAALVAANAQGTLFAGIADRPATEAAYSAGVGATLDLTVGATLDTEGSKSFTGTFEVRFLAETDSPAEGQAVLRIGGIDLVVTARRRPFHNIADFTQLGLDPNSAKIVAVKSGYLSPELAPIANPNLLILSAGVVDQDIERLVRKRKLQPSYPFDKDFTFTPAAIASARAR, from the coding sequence ATGCGTATCGCAGTCGGCGGCATCCATATCGAATGCAGCACCTATAATCCGGTCTTTACCAAGGCCGATGAGTTCCGCGTCGTGCGCGGGCAGGAACTTTCTGATGCTCCATACTTTGCATTCCTCAAGGACTATCCGGCCGAGTTCGTGCCGCTGATCCATTGTCGCTGTGTTCCCGGTGCGCCGGTCGAGCGCGTGACCTATGAAGGCTTCAAAGCCGAGTTCCTGGATCGCCTGCGTGCAGCTCTGCCTATTGATGGCCTCTATCTCGCCATGCACGGCGCAATGAATGTCGAGGGCATGGAAGACGCCGAAGGCGACTGGATTGCCTCTGCGCGTGAAGTGGTCGGCCCCGACATCCCGATCTCCACCAGCTACGACCTGCACGGCAACCTGTCGCAGAAGATCGTCGACCAGCTCGACATGTATTCCACCTATCGCACCGCGCCACATATCGACGTGGAAGAAACCATGCAGCGATCGGTGGCGATGCTGGTGAAGTGCCTCGAAACAGGCGAACGCCCGCATGTTGTCTGGGCGCCGATCCCCGTCGTCCTACCCGGCGAGCGCACCTCCACGGTCGACGAACCGGCCAAGGGCATTTATGCGCTGCTGCCTGGCATCAATGAGCGCCCCGGCATCTGGGATGCGTCGCTCAATGTCGGTTACGTCTGGGCCGACGAGCCGCGCTCGACTGCTGCCGCCATCATGACCGGCACGGATCGCGCCGCGCTCGAAGCCGCTGCACAGGAAATCGCCCAGGCCTATTGGGACGCTCGCGCCGACTTCGTCTTTGGCGCCGAAACAGGCAGCATCGAAGATTGCGTCGCCAAAGCCGTCGCGAGCCCAACCGCTCCGGTCGTTCTGGCCGAATCGGGTGACAATCCGACCGGCGGCGGCGTCGGTGATCGCGCGGAGCTCTTCGCGGCGCTGGTCGCTGCCAATGCACAGGGCACGCTGTTTGCCGGCATTGCCGACCGTCCGGCAACCGAAGCGGCCTATTCCGCCGGCGTCGGTGCGACGCTGGACCTCACCGTTGGCGCGACGCTCGACACCGAGGGCAGCAAGTCCTTCACCGGTACCTTTGAAGTGCGCTTCCTCGCGGAAACCGACAGCCCCGCCGAAGGTCAGGCCGTGCTGCGCATCGGTGGCATTGATCTCGTGGTCACGGCACGTCGCCGTCCCTTCCACAACATCGCCGACTTCACCCAGCTCGGCCTCGATCCCAACAGCGCCAAGATTGTCGCCGTGAAGTCGGGCTATCTGTCGCCCGAACTGGCGCCGATTGCCAATCCCAACCTGCTGATCCTGTCGGCCGGCGTAGTGGATCAGGACATCGAACGGCTGGTGCGCAAGCGCAAGCTGCAGCCAAGCTACCCGTTCGACAAAGACTTTACCTTTACGCCCGCAGCGATCGCTTCGGCGCGGGCACGCTAA
- a CDS encoding O-antigen ligase family protein → MSATGTFTSGTAKAGPEGLGLAFIRQRAHRLLDLMVGFWIFTGGLVLFEPSPYELTFLAVLPLALIAGIGLYRSTFGLFAIMVGFTPFALIACFQVRQTPLPSALIFSIVTIFLMLTAYFIANYVAEATEKRMRIVMNAYTAAAVASALIGTLGYLGLIPGTEIFTRYGRAKAAFNDPNVFGPFLVLPAMYALQRVLLGSGRKAFFAGGIYLILFIGVFASFSRGAWGHFAASSLIVLVLCFWLESAARDKVRIMIMSLVGAAMLVIALGGLLSIPSVAALFEARAASQNYDSGETGRFGRQGYAFELALANPLGIGPGEFSKMRVVEEPHNVYVSVMHVYGWGGGALYYLMVILTLWRGIAALKRPSPYRLMMIPLVATFSMLVVESAIIDSDHWRHYYLVVGLIWGIATAINNDHRRSAARDRMLV, encoded by the coding sequence TTGAGCGCCACCGGCACCTTCACTAGCGGTACTGCAAAGGCCGGGCCCGAAGGGCTCGGCCTTGCCTTCATTCGCCAGCGTGCCCACCGGTTGCTCGACCTGATGGTCGGCTTCTGGATTTTTACCGGCGGCCTCGTGCTGTTCGAGCCTTCGCCCTACGAGCTGACATTCCTTGCCGTGCTGCCGCTCGCGCTGATCGCTGGTATCGGGCTTTACCGGTCCACCTTCGGCCTCTTCGCCATCATGGTGGGCTTTACCCCCTTCGCGTTGATCGCCTGTTTTCAGGTGCGCCAGACGCCGCTGCCAAGTGCACTTATCTTTTCCATCGTCACTATCTTCTTGATGCTGACGGCCTATTTCATCGCCAACTACGTTGCCGAAGCCACTGAAAAGCGCATGCGGATCGTGATGAACGCCTATACGGCTGCGGCGGTCGCCAGTGCGCTCATCGGCACGCTCGGCTATCTCGGACTCATCCCCGGTACCGAAATCTTCACGCGCTACGGACGCGCCAAAGCCGCCTTCAACGATCCCAACGTGTTCGGCCCCTTCCTCGTGTTGCCCGCCATGTATGCGCTGCAACGCGTCCTGCTGGGCTCCGGACGAAAAGCCTTCTTCGCCGGCGGCATTTATCTCATCTTATTCATCGGCGTCTTCGCCAGCTTCTCGCGCGGCGCGTGGGGCCATTTCGCGGCGTCGTCGCTGATCGTGCTGGTGTTGTGCTTCTGGCTGGAATCGGCGGCGCGCGACAAGGTCCGCATAATGATCATGTCGCTGGTCGGCGCGGCGATGCTGGTCATTGCGCTGGGCGGGTTGCTCAGCATCCCATCCGTCGCCGCCCTTTTCGAAGCCCGCGCTGCCAGCCAAAACTACGACTCCGGCGAGACTGGCCGCTTTGGTCGTCAGGGCTATGCGTTCGAATTGGCACTGGCCAATCCGCTCGGCATAGGACCCGGCGAGTTCAGCAAGATGCGCGTCGTCGAAGAGCCGCACAACGTCTATGTCTCGGTCATGCACGTCTATGGCTGGGGCGGCGGGGCGCTCTACTATCTGATGGTCATCCTCACCCTGTGGCGCGGCATCGCGGCCCTGAAACGCCCCTCCCCTTACCGGCTGATGATGATCCCGCTCGTCGCCACTTTCTCGATGCTGGTGGTAGAATCCGCCATCATCGATAGCGACCACTGGCGACACTATTATCTGGTCGTCGGCCTGATCTGGGGCATCGCCACAGCCATCAACAACGACCATCGTCGGTCGGCTGCGCGCGACCGCATGCTGGTCTAG
- a CDS encoding ROK family transcriptional regulator, with translation MTTQTHFQILRLISAGGGTTRAELMEQMGLSKAAMSNLTRDLIDRGFLRETSMVRKQGRPSALLDLDPSGALFVGVSMMSDPAILALIDLKGGVVARTEFPRGSKPDDTVAGIASALTEVLEQAGLTRDAVSGIGVVLSGLIDPAQETCIRSTVMGWQDLPLAEMVRKATGLPAYIENDAKALAVNESLFGAARDLDSFTLVWLGAGIGSAHLVHGGLYRGAHGGAGEIAHITIDPEGPPCRCGKVGCLDTLASMAAILDLARAEGLNVSTVTELERLADGNNSAAIRLLHRAGSALGLAIAQIIQINDPQMVLLTHREEAFGGLFSTVLQQTIEANVLPSLSGVTPIRFRRLFDDDWVKSAASVATHKFLAGLIQKGE, from the coding sequence ATGACGACCCAAACCCATTTCCAGATTTTGCGCCTGATCAGTGCTGGTGGAGGCACCACCCGCGCTGAACTCATGGAGCAGATGGGACTGAGCAAGGCGGCCATGAGCAACCTCACTCGGGACCTCATCGATCGTGGTTTTCTGAGAGAAACCAGCATGGTGCGGAAGCAGGGGCGGCCCTCTGCGCTGCTCGATCTGGACCCGTCCGGCGCGCTGTTCGTCGGCGTCTCGATGATGTCCGATCCCGCGATTTTGGCGCTGATTGACCTCAAGGGTGGCGTCGTTGCGCGCACCGAATTCCCGCGCGGCAGTAAACCGGACGACACCGTTGCCGGCATCGCCTCAGCCCTGACTGAGGTGCTTGAGCAGGCTGGCCTGACGCGCGATGCTGTCAGTGGAATCGGCGTTGTTTTGTCCGGCCTCATCGACCCGGCGCAGGAAACCTGCATCCGGTCGACAGTGATGGGGTGGCAGGATTTGCCGCTGGCAGAAATGGTGCGCAAAGCCACCGGGCTGCCCGCCTATATCGAAAATGACGCCAAGGCCCTGGCGGTCAACGAGAGCCTTTTTGGCGCAGCGCGCGACCTCGATAGTTTTACGCTGGTCTGGCTCGGCGCCGGTATCGGTTCTGCCCATCTGGTGCATGGTGGTCTCTATCGCGGCGCCCATGGTGGTGCGGGCGAAATCGCCCATATCACAATTGATCCGGAAGGCCCGCCCTGCCGCTGCGGCAAGGTTGGTTGCCTCGATACCTTGGCCTCAATGGCGGCGATTCTCGATCTGGCCCGTGCCGAGGGGCTCAATGTCAGCACGGTGACCGAGCTGGAGCGGCTGGCAGATGGCAACAATTCGGCGGCCATCCGGCTGTTGCATCGCGCCGGTTCGGCTCTGGGTCTCGCCATCGCGCAAATCATTCAAATCAACGACCCGCAGATGGTGCTTCTGACCCATCGCGAAGAGGCCTTTGGCGGCCTGTTTTCCACAGTTCTGCAGCAGACCATTGAAGCCAATGTTCTGCCGAGCCTGTCCGGCGTGACGCCGATTCGGTTCCGTCGCCTGTTTGACGACGACTGGGTCAAGAGCGCGGCCAGCGTGGCCACACACAAATTTCTAGCTGGTCTGATCCAGAAGGGGGAGTAA
- a CDS encoding glycosyltransferase family 4 protein: MAQPNLRILQVMRAPVGGLFRHVADLTRALAANGHEVGLVVDSLANDGQTEQKLHDLLPYASLGIHRFAMPRTLGKGDLKTPFAVRKLARALNIDVLHGHGAKGGFYARLARLGGSKAATLYTPHGGVLHFSKSSLSGRVFHKLERLLMKQTGAIIFESAYARDTYSALIGKPTCPTEVIHNGLSPDEFIPVAPSTDAADFVFVGELRDLKGIHVLVEALAPLKRPDARPATLVMAGDGPSRAELEAQITKLGLTERVSLLGAQPARPTFARGRIAVVPSLAESLPYVVLEAAAAQLPVIATRVGGIPEIFGATSDSLVPAGNVDALRTKMQDTLDDPAAAKAEMLERLKRIESNFSLATMTSAIETLYHTVLKRG; encoded by the coding sequence ATGGCCCAGCCCAATCTGCGCATCCTGCAGGTCATGCGGGCGCCTGTGGGCGGCCTGTTTCGCCACGTCGCCGATCTGACCCGCGCGCTAGCCGCCAATGGCCATGAGGTTGGGCTTGTCGTCGACAGTCTCGCCAATGATGGCCAGACCGAGCAAAAACTGCACGACCTGCTGCCGTATGCCAGCCTGGGCATTCATCGCTTCGCTATGCCGCGCACTTTGGGTAAGGGCGATCTCAAGACGCCGTTTGCCGTCCGCAAACTAGCCCGCGCGCTGAATATCGATGTGCTCCACGGCCACGGCGCCAAGGGCGGCTTTTATGCGCGCCTCGCCCGCCTCGGCGGCAGCAAAGCGGCAACGCTCTACACGCCTCATGGCGGCGTGCTGCACTTCTCCAAATCCTCGCTGTCTGGCCGCGTGTTTCACAAACTCGAACGCCTGCTGATGAAGCAGACCGGCGCAATCATTTTTGAAAGCGCCTACGCGCGCGACACGTACTCCGCGCTGATCGGCAAACCCACCTGCCCCACTGAGGTCATCCATAACGGCCTGAGCCCGGACGAATTCATTCCAGTGGCACCGTCTACTGACGCGGCTGATTTCGTGTTCGTCGGAGAGTTGCGCGACCTCAAGGGTATCCATGTGCTGGTCGAGGCGCTCGCGCCGCTCAAACGCCCCGACGCCAGACCTGCAACGCTGGTCATGGCCGGTGACGGCCCAAGCCGCGCAGAACTCGAAGCCCAGATCACCAAGCTGGGCCTTACCGAGCGCGTCAGCCTGCTCGGTGCACAACCGGCCCGCCCAACCTTCGCGCGCGGCCGCATCGCCGTCGTGCCGTCGCTGGCAGAGTCCCTGCCCTATGTCGTTCTGGAAGCTGCTGCGGCTCAACTGCCGGTCATCGCCACCCGCGTCGGCGGCATCCCCGAAATCTTCGGCGCCACCTCGGACAGCCTTGTTCCTGCGGGCAACGTCGACGCCCTGCGCACCAAGATGCAGGACACTTTAGACGACCCTGCCGCCGCCAAGGCCGAGATGTTGGAACGCCTCAAGCGCATCGAAAGCAATTTCTCGCTTGCCACGATGACCAGCGCAATCGAAACCCTCTACCACACGGTATTGAAACGAGGTTAA
- a CDS encoding ABC transporter ATP-binding protein, whose translation MSADNQSKTPVLSIKGLTTSFRVDGEWRQVVRDISLDVMPGETVAIVGESGSGKSVTSLSVMRLLPRTSSRIEGSIMLNGRDLLTLDETEMRKVRGRDVAMIFQEPMTSLNPVFTIGRQISEALTCHSPMSAAEARAETIRLLEKVRIPNAARRLTDYPHQFSGGMRQRVMIAMALASKPKLLIADEPTTALDVTIQGQILDLIKTLQEEDGMSVLFITHDMGVVAEVADRTVVMYRGEAVESGPTTEIFTGGKHPYTRALLSAVPRMGSMIGQSDPLRFAIVDRDTGLSGPEVPLAVPVDRTTPVLSVRNLVTRFGISYNFFGKRTGAVHAVENVSFDLFKGETLSLVGESGCGKSTIGRSIMRLTDSEAGEITVDGRDVRSMRRGELNTLRRSVQMIFQDPFASLNPRMTISEALMEPFVVHGLGTRKQAREKAASLMGQVGLSPDMLKRYPHEFSGGQRQRISIARALTLDPKIIIADESVSALDVSIKAQVVNLLMDLQETLGLSYLFISHDMAVVERVSHRVAVMYLGEIVEIGPRETLFANPQHPYTKKLMAAVPVPDPARRTLRRAISNDEILSPIRMGDYTPPVRNYREVAPGHVVRIDEKVA comes from the coding sequence ATGTCGGCAGACAACCAGAGCAAAACGCCCGTCTTGTCCATCAAGGGGCTGACGACATCTTTCCGCGTCGACGGAGAGTGGCGCCAAGTGGTGCGGGACATCTCGCTCGACGTGATGCCCGGTGAGACGGTCGCCATTGTCGGCGAGTCCGGCTCCGGGAAAAGCGTGACATCGCTCTCGGTCATGCGGCTGTTGCCGCGCACGTCGAGCCGGATCGAAGGCTCGATCATGCTCAATGGGCGGGATCTGCTGACGCTCGATGAAACCGAAATGCGCAAGGTGCGTGGCCGCGACGTGGCCATGATCTTCCAGGAGCCGATGACCAGCCTCAATCCGGTCTTCACCATCGGCCGCCAGATTTCTGAAGCGCTGACCTGCCACTCGCCGATGTCGGCCGCAGAAGCGCGGGCGGAAACCATCCGCCTGCTCGAAAAAGTTCGCATTCCCAATGCCGCGCGGCGCCTGACGGACTATCCGCACCAGTTCTCCGGCGGCATGCGCCAGCGCGTGATGATCGCCATGGCGCTGGCCTCCAAGCCCAAGCTGCTGATCGCCGACGAGCCGACGACCGCGCTCGACGTGACCATTCAAGGCCAGATTTTGGATCTGATCAAGACGCTGCAGGAAGAGGACGGCATGTCGGTTCTCTTCATCACGCACGATATGGGCGTGGTGGCGGAAGTCGCCGATCGCACGGTCGTGATGTATCGCGGCGAGGCTGTCGAAAGCGGTCCGACGACCGAGATTTTCACCGGCGGCAAGCATCCTTATACGCGGGCGCTGCTGTCGGCGGTGCCGCGCATGGGCTCGATGATCGGTCAGTCCGATCCGCTTCGCTTCGCCATCGTCGATCGCGACACCGGTTTGTCCGGCCCCGAAGTCCCCTTGGCAGTGCCGGTCGATCGCACCACGCCGGTCCTCTCAGTGCGTAACCTCGTCACGCGTTTTGGCATCAGCTACAACTTCTTCGGCAAGCGCACCGGCGCGGTGCATGCCGTCGAGAACGTCTCGTTCGACCTGTTCAAGGGCGAAACCCTGTCGCTGGTCGGTGAATCTGGCTGCGGCAAGTCGACCATCGGTCGCTCGATCATGCGTCTGACCGATTCCGAAGCCGGCGAAATCACCGTCGATGGCCGCGACGTGCGCAGCATGCGGCGCGGTGAGCTCAACACATTGCGCCGTTCGGTGCAGATGATTTTCCAGGACCCGTTTGCCAGCCTTAATCCGCGCATGACAATTTCCGAAGCGCTGATGGAGCCCTTCGTGGTGCACGGCCTCGGCACCCGCAAGCAGGCCCGCGAAAAAGCGGCCTCGCTGATGGGGCAGGTGGGCCTGAGCCCAGATATGCTCAAGCGCTATCCACACGAATTCTCAGGCGGCCAACGCCAGCGCATCTCTATCGCTCGCGCCCTGACGCTCGATCCCAAGATCATCATCGCCGATGAATCGGTGTCGGCGCTCGACGTTTCGATCAAGGCACAGGTGGTTAACCTCTTGATGGACCTGCAGGAAACACTCGGCCTGTCATACCTGTTCATCAGCCACGACATGGCCGTGGTGGAACGCGTTAGCCATCGGGTGGCGGTGATGTATCTCGGCGAAATCGTGGAGATCGGACCGCGCGAAACGCTGTTCGCCAATCCGCAGCACCCCTATACCAAAAAGCTCATGGCCGCCGTTCCTGTGCCCGATCCCGCCCGACGCACGCTGCGCCGCGCGATCAGCAATGACGAAATCCTCAGCCCGATCCGCATGGGCGACTATACCCCACCGGTCCGTAATTATCGTGAAGTTGCCCCTGGGCACGTCGTGCGCATCGACGAGAAGGTGGCTTGA
- a CDS encoding phosphotransferase: MPITAVDVEPALSSWVGLDGSCVRLINHSENLIFRIDTPVLGSFVLRVHRPGYQSRASIESELAWLMALRRDTTLPISEPIIGRDGALLQSFETPHGERLAVLFRFAPGQEPSPHSDLDDLFRTLGGYAAELHDHVSAWTPPERFERQVWQAASILDPDGLWGDWRIAPGVENSHRLVLEELSDALRGQLKAYGTEADRYGLIHADMRLGNLLVDGDRVTLIDFDDCGFCWFMFDFAAAISFHETHAAVPALRAAWLEGYLAIRPLSAEDIAAMDAMVMLRRMALLAWIGSHAETVLAQQHTPGFADGTVQLAVRFLRGPIWS, translated from the coding sequence ATGCCGATTACGGCTGTCGATGTCGAACCCGCATTGTCGTCCTGGGTTGGACTGGATGGCAGCTGTGTGCGGCTCATCAATCACTCCGAAAACCTGATCTTTCGAATCGATACGCCTGTGCTGGGTAGCTTCGTTTTGCGTGTGCATCGGCCGGGATACCAGTCGAGGGCGTCGATAGAGAGCGAATTGGCATGGCTGATGGCGCTGCGCAGGGATACGACGCTGCCGATTTCGGAACCGATCATCGGCCGCGACGGGGCTTTGCTGCAGAGCTTTGAGACGCCGCATGGTGAGCGGCTGGCCGTGCTGTTCCGGTTTGCGCCGGGGCAGGAGCCCAGCCCTCATTCCGATCTGGATGACCTGTTCCGGACGCTAGGTGGCTATGCGGCGGAGCTGCATGATCATGTCAGCGCTTGGACGCCGCCAGAGCGGTTTGAGCGACAGGTCTGGCAAGCGGCGTCGATCCTTGATCCTGACGGCCTGTGGGGAGACTGGCGGATCGCGCCGGGCGTCGAAAACTCGCACAGGCTCGTTCTCGAAGAGCTATCGGACGCATTGCGGGGGCAATTGAAAGCCTATGGGACCGAGGCTGACCGCTACGGGCTGATCCATGCCGATATGAGGCTTGGCAATCTGCTGGTCGATGGCGATCGCGTGACGCTGATCGATTTCGATGACTGCGGCTTCTGCTGGTTCATGTTCGACTTCGCGGCGGCCATTTCCTTCCACGAAACCCATGCGGCGGTTCCGGCGTTGCGGGCCGCATGGCTGGAGGGCTATCTGGCTATTCGGCCGTTGAGCGCCGAAGATATCGCGGCCATGGACGCCATGGTGATGTTGCGCCGCATGGCCTTGCTGGCCTGGATCGGTTCGCATGCGGAAACCGTCCTGGCGCAACAGCACACGCCTGGTTTTGCCGATGGCACGGTGCAGCTGGCCGTGCGCTTTCTGCGTGGGCCGATCTGGTCCTAG
- a CDS encoding undecaprenyl-phosphate glucose phosphotransferase has translation MYRVDPKQAVQEHVLKQTAAGDSGRTLSAPAEAIIAAPVERTISGSVVSGVAQVIESALLAVLGYGIFLFYVDIGSPSFYVPVVLASCLLANILFNAARTHRITAYRTIFNQTGRVLVGWTLVMTMLTVGIFFFKAADLVSRVWVITWFIGGAVLLVAYRMTLRAIVMRWTQQGRLRRRTVIVGGGKDAEALIDQIRDGASNDIELLGLFDDRIDDRSPETVAGYPKLGKVADLIEFARRTEVDLVLVSMPLSAEKRVLDMLTQLWVLPVDIRLSAHMSKLKFTHKAYSYVGDIAVFDMADRPISDWNLVFKWVFDKLVAVTALILLSPIMIITAIAIKLESKGPVFFMQNRHGFNNELIKIYKFRSMRTDMLDASASKLVTKDDPRVTRVGKFIRKTSIDELPQLFNVLKGELSIVGPRPHALQAKADNQLYYEAVEGYFARHRVKPGMTGWAQINGWRGETDTIDKIMQRVNHDLYYIEHWSLLFDFYIVMMTPVSLVSKNENAY, from the coding sequence ATGTATCGAGTTGACCCCAAGCAGGCCGTGCAGGAGCACGTTTTGAAGCAGACCGCCGCAGGCGACTCCGGCCGTACCCTGTCGGCTCCCGCTGAGGCTATTATTGCAGCCCCGGTCGAGCGGACAATTTCGGGCTCTGTGGTGTCGGGCGTGGCGCAGGTTATTGAATCCGCGCTGCTCGCCGTACTGGGCTACGGCATTTTCCTGTTCTACGTCGATATCGGCAGTCCATCCTTCTACGTTCCGGTCGTTTTGGCCTCCTGCCTTCTGGCCAATATCCTATTCAACGCAGCGAGAACGCACCGCATCACGGCCTATCGCACCATCTTCAACCAAACTGGCCGCGTGCTTGTTGGCTGGACGCTGGTCATGACCATGCTCACTGTCGGCATTTTCTTTTTCAAGGCGGCCGATCTGGTGTCGCGGGTCTGGGTCATTACCTGGTTCATCGGCGGTGCCGTCCTGCTTGTCGCCTACCGGATGACGTTACGCGCTATCGTCATGCGCTGGACCCAACAGGGTCGCCTGCGTCGCCGCACCGTCATTGTTGGCGGCGGCAAGGATGCCGAAGCCTTGATTGATCAGATCCGCGATGGTGCCAGCAATGACATCGAATTGCTCGGCCTGTTCGATGACCGCATCGATGACCGGTCGCCCGAAACGGTCGCCGGTTACCCCAAGCTCGGCAAGGTCGCCGACCTGATCGAGTTTGCTCGCCGCACTGAGGTTGATCTTGTGCTGGTTTCGATGCCGCTATCGGCCGAAAAGCGTGTGCTTGATATGCTGACCCAGCTCTGGGTGCTGCCGGTCGACATTCGGCTGTCCGCGCATATGAGCAAACTCAAGTTCACCCATAAAGCCTATTCCTATGTCGGCGACATCGCCGTGTTCGACATGGCGGACCGCCCTATCTCGGACTGGAATCTGGTGTTCAAGTGGGTGTTCGACAAGCTGGTCGCCGTCACTGCGCTGATCCTTTTGTCCCCCATCATGATCATCACCGCCATTGCCATCAAGCTTGAGAGCAAGGGCCCGGTTTTCTTCATGCAGAACCGGCATGGCTTTAACAACGAGCTGATCAAGATCTACAAATTCCGCTCGATGCGTACTGACATGCTTGACGCGTCGGCATCTAAGCTGGTCACCAAGGACGATCCGCGCGTCACCCGCGTCGGCAAGTTCATCCGCAAGACCTCCATCGATGAGCTGCCGCAGCTGTTCAACGTGCTCAAGGGCGAGCTGTCGATCGTTGGGCCCCGTCCCCATGCCCTGCAGGCCAAGGCCGACAACCAGCTTTATTACGAAGCCGTCGAAGGCTATTTCGCTCGTCATCGCGTCAAGCCTGGCATGACCGGCTGGGCGCAGATCAATGGCTGGCGCGGCGAAACCGACACCATCGACAAGATCATGCAGCGCGTAAACCACGACCTCTATTACATCGAGCACTGGTCGCTGCTGTTCGATTTTTACATCGTGATGATGACGCCCGTGTCGCTCGTCTCCAAAAACGAGAACGCTTATTGA